The Flavobacterium johnsoniae genomic sequence AGTCAAACGAGCTCCACAAATTTCTTCGTAGATTTCGTAGATTTTTTCTCTAAATTGAAAAACGTATAAGAAACCAGTATACGCACCAGTATCCACACCTAAAATCCCGTTACAGATAATATGATCGGTAATACGAGCCAGCTCCATAACAATAACTCTAAGGTACTGAGCTCTTTTAGGAACGTCAACACCTAATAGTTTTTCTACTGTCATCCACCATCCCATATTATTAATAGGAGAGGAGCAATAGTTCATACGGTCTGTAAGTGGTGTAATTTGATAAAAAGGACGATTTTCGGCAATTTTTTCAAAAGCTCTATGAATGTAGCCAATAGTTGGCTCAGCTTCTAGAATTTTTTCACCATCCATCAACAAGATATTTTGAAAAATACCGTGTGTAGCAGGGTGTGTCGGGCCTAAATTCAGTACAGAAAGTTCGCTTCCGTCTTCATTTAATCTCTCCTTAATTATTTTAGCATAACGATGCTCTGGTGGTAATAATAGTTCTGACATTTTATAATGTTGAATTATTTTTTAGCAATTTGTTGTTGTTCTTCCAAAGAATCTGTCGTCTTTGTCGGTTCTTCCGCTGTCTTCCATTGGGAACTCTTTTCTCATTGGGTGAGACTGCATTTCGTCCATATTTAAAATACGTTTCAATTGAGGATGTCCTATAAAGTTAATCCCAAAAAAATCGAAAGTTTCTCTTTCCATCCAATTCGAAGACAAGAAAATATTTGAAACTGATTTTATTTCTGGTTTTTCACCGTTTAAGAAAACTTTGATTTTTAATCTTTTGTTTTCGTACCAGTTGTGTAAATGATAGACTACTGCAAACTGACGTTCACTTTCATTATCTGGATAATGAATACCGCATAAGTCAGTTAAGAAATGAAACTTTAATTCTGAATCGTTTTTAAGAAATAGAATCAATGCTGTAATTTTATCAGCAGAAGCTTCTAAAGAAAAAATATCTCTTTCTTGCTGAAAGTTGAAAACATCATTGTTAAATGTTTCAGTAAGTTTATCTTGGATCAGGGTGTTTTCTAAAGCCATCTTATGAGATATTATATGAAGCTAATAATTCTTGGTATTCTGGTGAGCTTCTGCGTCTCACGGATTCGCTTTTCACTAAATCTTGGAGTCTCATAACACCATCTACAATTTGTTCTGGTCTTGGTGGGCATCCTGGAACATATACGTCAACAGGAATTACTTTGTCAATTCCTTGAAGAACAGAGTAAGTATCAAAAATACCTCCTGAAGAAGCACAAGCTCCAACTGCAATAACCCAACGAGGTTCAGACATTTGTTCGTAAACTTGTCTTAAAATAGGAGCCATTTTTTTAGAAATAGTTCCCATTACTAATAACATGTCTGCTTGTCTTGGAGAGAAACTCACACGCTCAGAACCAAATCGAGCTAAATCGTAATGAGATGCCATTGTTGCCATGAATTCGATACCACAGCATGAAGTAGCGAAAGGAAGTGGCCATAATGAATTGGCTCTTGCTAAACCAACAACATCACTAAGTTTTGTAGCGAAGAAACCTTCACCAGTAACTCCTTCTGGTGGTGAAACCATATTTACTTTTGAATCGCTCATTTTTATTTTAGATTTCTGATTTTAGATTTTTAGATTTTTGAAATCTTAAAAAGTAAAATCAATTTTTTTAAATCATTTTTTGTTGAGGATTAAATCTTAAATTCTAATTCTAAATCGTTTAAATCAGAAATCTAAAATCTAAAATCTCTAATTATTCCCACTCTAATGCTTTCTTTTTGATGATATAGAAAAAACCAACTAAAAGGAAAGACATGAAAACAATCATTTTTAACATTCCTTCAATTCCTAAATCTTTGAAGTTTACTGCCCAAGGATAAAGGAAAATCACCTCTACATCGAACAATACAAACAAAATGGCAACAAGGAAATATTTTACAGAAAATGGAATACGGGCATTACCAATAGATTCGATACCGCATTCGAAGTTTTTGTCTTTAACTTCAGAGTTTCTTTTCGGGCCTAGTTTTCCAGAAATAATGATTGTTCCTACCACAAAACCTACAGCTAGAATAAACTGCATTAAAATAGGAATGTAACTGTATTGATCAGATTGCATAAACTTCGATTTTATACTTAAAAAATGAGCCACAAAGATAACTTGGAACTCTGTAAAACACAAGCTAAAAAGGGTTTTAAGTAGGGTGCGAAACAGCGTTTATGCCTAATTTTTATTGATTATAAATAACATGATGTTATTTTAGTATTTTTTTAAGAATTGTCCAAAAAAAAAACGCCCCGATACTTCGGGACGTCTTTTGAGACCATTCAGAGGCAAAAAAAATAAATTGCTATATTTTTCTTAGATTACTGCTACTTTAGCAGCAACTTTCCCTTTTCTTCCTTCTTCTTCTTCATAGCTTACACGGTCACCTTCGCGTAATTCTTCCGCGTTAATTCCTGAAGCGTGAACGAAGATGTCCTTTCCTGTTTCTTCGTCTGTAATGAATCCATAACCTTTAGACTCATTGAAAAATTTTACTGTACCTGTACGCATTGTAATTGTAATAATAATTTATAATAAAACAAATGTAACATATAAATTCATACAAAAGACATGTACGTGTTAATTTTTTGTAAAAATTATTGATTTACAGTGTTTTTACGTGGTTTATTGCATCAAATTTTATATGAAATACGATAATTTGAGAATCATTAATTGTAGGAATATGCGAAATGGATATCTGTAGGAATTTAATATTTAAAAAAATGTGCTCTTTAGGAATATTTTTATCTTTTTTAAACAAAAAAGCGATTGAAATTTTTCAATCGCCTTTTGGGTATTTTCAAGCTTTATAAATTGGTTACAAAGCGTCAACTTTAATGTGTAATTCTTTTAATTGAGTATCATCAATTGCAGCTGGTGCATCAATCATTACATCACGTCCAGAATTGTTTTTAGGGAAAGCGATGAAATCTCTAATTGTTTCTTGACCTCCTAAAATAGCAACTAATCTATCCAATCCAAATGCTAAACCTCCGTGTGGCGGCGCACCAAACTGGAAAGCATCCATTAAGAATCCGAATTGAGCTTTTGCTTCTTCTTCGGTAAATCCTAAATATTTGAACATTAATTGTTGTGTCGCTTTGTCATGAATACGAATAGATCCACCTCCAATTTCGTTTCCGTTCAAAACCATATCATAGGCATTTGCGCGAACTTTTCCTGGCTCTGTTTCTAATAAAGCCATATCTTCTGGTTTTGGAGATGTAAAAGGGTGGTGCATAGCATGAAAACGTCCGCTTTCTTCATCAAGTTCCAATAATGGGAAATCTACAACCCATAATGGAGCAAATTCTTCTGGATTACGTAATCCTAAACGAGTTGCTAATTCCATACGAAGTGCAGATAATTGCGCACGTGTTTTATTTGCTGGACCAGAAAGTACAAAAATCATATCGCCAGGATTTGCTTCTGTAGCTTTTGCCCAATTTGTTAAATCTTCTTGATCGTAGAATTTATCTACAGATGATTTATATGTTCCGTCTTCGTTGCATTTTACATATACCATTCCAGACGCTCCAACTTGTGGACGTTTTACCCAGTCAATTAATCCGTCGATTTCTTTACGAGTATAATTTCCTGCTCCTGGAACTGCAATTCCGACAACTAATTCAGCAGAATTAAAAACTGGGAATTCTTTATGCTGTGCAAATTCATTTAATTCTCCAAACTTCATTCCGAAACGAATATCCGGTTTGTCGTTTCCGTATGTTTTCATGGCATAGTCGTAAGTAATTCTTGGGAATTTATCTACTTCAATGCCTTTAATTTCTTTTAATAAATGTCTTGTCAAACCTTCGAAAACATTCAAAATGTCTTCTTGTTCAACAAATGCCATTTCGCAGTCAATTTGTGTAAACTCTGGCTGACGGTCTGCACGTAAATCTTCGTCACGGAAACATTTTACGATTTGGAAATATTTATCCATTCCTCCAACCATCAAAAGTTGTTTGAAAGTTTGCGGAGATTGTGGCAAAGCATAAAACTGACCTTCGTTCATACGGCTTGGTACAACAAAATCTCTTGCTCCTTCTGGAGTAGATTTAATTAAATAAGGAGTTTCAACTTCGCAGAAATCTAAATCTGATAAATATTTACGAACTTCCATTGCCACTTTGTGACGGAATAATAAACTGTTTTTTACTGGATTTCTACGAATATCTAAATAACGATATTTCATTCTGATATCTTCACCACCGTCCGTTTCATCTTCAATTGTAAATGGAGGCGTTAAAGCGGTGTTTAGAATCGTTAATTCAGAAACTAAAATTTCGATTTCACCCGTCGGAATGTTTTTGTTTTTAGCTTCACGCTCAATAACAGTTCCTTTTACCTGAATTACAAATTCTCTTCCTAGAGTTTTTGCCAATTCAAAAACAGTTTTATCGGTACGGCTTTCGTCAAAAATAAGTTGTGTAATTCCGTAACGGTCACGCAAGTCAACCCAGTTCATAAATCCTTTATCGCGTGATTTTTGTACCCATCCCGCTAGCGTAACTTCCGTATTAATATTTGAGGCATTTAGTTCGCCGCAATTATGACTTCTATACATGATCTAAATTTTAGACTGCAAAAGTAAACACAAAATTCAAATTAATATAGTAAAGTGATAAGTTGATGCATAATAATTTCAAATAAATTGTTAATTGTGAAATTTCGAAGCTTTAATTTTTTAGTTTTGATACTCTAAAAACAAATAATAATATCCATGAAGAAACTTTTTGTTGCTGGTTTGGTAATTTTTAATGCTTTGAATGTTATAGGACAAAGCAATAATTCGATTAAATTCACTGCTAAAATCGAAAATAGAAATAGTGATACCTTAATAATAAGAGGAAAAGATAATTTTAAGCAAGTAATTCCAATTGACAAAAAAGGAGTTTTTGCAGCAACTTTTGATGCGCCAAAAGGATTTTATATGTTTTCTGATGGAAAAGAATCTTCTAATCTTTATTTAAAACCAAATTCTGAAGTCAATTTGACAATGAATGCCAAAGAATTTGATGAAACGATTGTATATAAAGGTAAAGGCGTAAACGAAAGTAACTTTTTGGCGCAACAAGCTTTAAAAGATGAAACTTTTCAAAATGATGCTTTTAAAAAAGAGGCTGCAGAATTTACTGCTTTACTTGATGGTAAATTAAAAAAGGATACAGAAAGTGTAGAAAAAGGTGATTTAGATCCAGAATTTAAAGCAGCTTTAAAACGTAGCTTTGAAAGTTTCCACCAATATGCGGCAGAAAATTATGAAAGAGTAGCGAAAGCTAATGAAATGATTGGAAAGCCATCTCCTGGTTTTGACTACGAAAACTTTAAAGGTGGAAAAACAAAGCTTTCTGACTTGAAAGGAAAATATGTTTACATTGATCTTTGGGCAACTTGGTGTGCGCCTTGTAGAGCTGAAATTCCATATTTACAGAAGATTGAAGAAAAATATCACGGAAAGAATATTGAATTCGTGAGTATTTCTATCGATAAACTGAAAGACAACGAAAAATGGAAAAAATTTGTAACCGATAAACATCTTGGCGGAACACAGCTTTTTGCCGATAAAGATTGGGAGTCTGAGTTTGTTATGAATTATGGTGTAACTGGAATTCCGAGATTTATTTTAATTGATCCTAAAGGAAATATTGTAAAGTCTGAAGCGCCTAGACCATCTGATCCTGAGCTTGATAAAGAACTTAGTGCATTATTGAACTAAAATATTTACGAAATTTATAACGTTATCGTAAAATCTATTTTTTTCTAAAATACCAGTAAAACCAGTGCTTCAGCGCTGGTTTTTTTGTTTTTTATATTTTTCCAATGTTAAGTTTTTACTCTATGTTACCAAATTGTTAAGCAAAAGTTTTTTTAATGTAAACTATTAACTATATTTGATAACAATTTGATAACATTCAATAACATTTAATACCTAAAGATATGAAAAAGTGTGTGATTTTAGCGGCTGTGTTATTCTCTGGAATTCTAACAGCACAAGAAGGCAAACCTGAGTTGGAAACTGTTGGAAATAAAGTAAAAGCTACTTATTATTATGACAATGGTAAAATACAGCAGGAAGGCTTTTTTAAAGATGGGAAATTGGACGGTGTTTGGGTATCTTATGATGAAAGAGGAAATAAAACTGTAGAAGGCGAGTATACTGAAGGATTAAAAACTGGAAAATGGATGTTTTTCAATGATAAAAATCTTACTGAGGTAGCTTTCGCTGACAGTAAAGTGAGTTCAGTTAAGAATATACAAAAAAACGCTGTTGCTGGTAGAAACTAATTAAGCAAAATTTCTAGAATAAATTAAACCGTTCTTTTCAGGACGGTTTTTTTATGCTTTAACTTTTTTGTTTTTGAAATTTCTTCCATACCAAATAATAAATCCTGTAACAGGAAGTGCTGCGGCAAATAAACTCACAATAAAAGCAATAATTTTTCCAGGTAAATCTAATACTTGACCTGTATGAATTCCGTAATTCATTTCTACAACTTGCAAACCAAGGCTTTTATTTTCAAAACGTTGTTTCTGAATTAATTTTCCATCATTTGGATGAAAATAATAATTGCTTTGATGATCATAACGCAGCGTATGCGGATATGCGCCCGTACTTATAATATCTCCTTTCTGTTGCGGAATTAAAACAAACATCATTTCTGCATTTGGTTGCAGTTTTTGAGTTTGAATAAAAGCAAGATCAATCGCATTTGTAGAATTTGTCTTGAATTTTGTGCTGTCTACAATAGGAAGTTTAGTTTCTAAAACTTTGTCACCTCCAAAATTAAATGATTTATAAATTCCGTCGCCAACCCATTCGTATGTAAAAGTGAGTCCAGTTATGGCTAAAATTAAGGCAATAATGGAAATGTAAAAGCCAGAAGTGTTATGCCAATCGTAATTGACACGTCGCCATTTTGCAGACCATTTTATGGTAAGACTTCTTTTTAAATCGGATCTTTTTTTCGGCCACCATTGTATAATTCCAGAAATCAATAAAAGGATGAAAATAATAGTCGCGCCGCCAATAATATGTTTTCCGATATAATCGGGAAGGAGTAAATACAAATGAATATATTCAACAATAATAAAAAAATCAGTTTCTGGATTTTCGGTTTTTAAATATTTTCCTGTGTAAGGATTGAAATATAGATATAAGTTTTCAGAATCTGAATACGTGTAGACAATTGCAGAACGGTTTTTTCCATAATAAGAAACCATACTGATTTTATTCTTCGGAAGAATTTCTTTTGCTTTTTCTTCTAAAACGGAAGGAAGAAGAAATGGCTTGTTTTGAGGTTCAACCAAACGCCATTCTTTTCTGGTAATATCTTTTATTTCGTCGTGAAAACAGAAAATACAACCGGTAACACTTATAATAAAAACAATAAGGCCAGAAATTAATCCGAGCCATTTATGTAGAAAACGTATTTTAGTTTTGAAACCCATTTTTTGATTAAAAGCGTAAAAGTAGGCTCAAAATCTATATGGGGCAAATTATTCTAAATTATTTTGTTTGAAGGCTTAGTGATTACAAAAGAAATAATCTCGCAAAGTCGCAAAGAATTATTTTAAAATAAAACTTGGCGACTTTGCGTCTTTGCGAGATAAAAAAAATGTGCTTAGTGAAGAAAAACTTAATTAAACAACTGCTTTTTTAGGTTTTAAATGATAGGCAACATATAATGAAATAGAAGCCAAGAAAATCCAGAAAACATCTATAAAAAAAATCTGAATTTTGTTTTCCATGAAAGAAGTCCAAAACCAATCTCCTGAAACGATTCCGTTTGTAATTGGAATTAAGAATCCTAAAATACTTCCAGAAATCAAACAAGCTTTGTTGGTAAACGAATCGTTCTTTTTTATGATAAAGAAAATTGTTAGCAGTAACCAGCCTCCGAAATAAAGCGTAAATAGATTTGATTGACTTAATGGATAGAAAATTTTACTTCCGATAAAAGCCAAAGCAGTAATTGGATACATGCTTAAACAAATAGCCAAATAAATACGAACAACGGCTGCGTTAAAACGTCTTTTCTTTTCTGGCATATTGTTTTTTTGTCTCGCAACCAGCCAAATCATGACGCCTGAAATGATTACAAAACAAGTTATGATTCCAAGAATGAAACTAACGATTTTTAAAGCATATCCGCCATAATCTCCAAAATGGATTCTGTATAAAACATTTTTTACAACATCTAAATAACTCGTTTGTGCGATTGGATCTTTTTTTGCAATTTCTTTTCCGTCAGAAATTCTGTAAACCACTTTTCCGATTCCAGTAAACTTTTTATGACTTAAAAGTTCACCTTCAACTAAAACGTGCATATTAGCGTCGCCGTAGTTTTGAATGAAAACACGCGTAATTTCAAAATCAGACCAATTCTTTTTTGTTTTGGCAACCAGTTCGTCAATATTAAAAGGATTGGCTAATTTTTTGTTTTCAAATTTATAATCCGGATCAGTATATTCTAATTCTTTATATAGTTTATCTTGATCACCATTGTATAAAGCCATTACGGCTGGCGCAACAATTAAAAGTTTAATCATAAAGAAAGCTCCAGTAACCGCATACACAAATTGAAACGGAAGACCGATCATTCCTAAAGCTGTATGTGCATCTGTCCAAAGTGTTTTTAGTTTTTCTTTTGGACGGAAAATATAAAAGTTTGACACAATTTTATTCCAGTGCAATAAAACTCCAGTTACAATTGCAAATAAGAAAAACAAAGCGACAAATCCAGATAAATAATACCCAATCGGATATGGAATTTGGGCAAGAAAATGAAGACGATATAAAAGTTCTCCTAACGAATAAGATTCTTCGTAAGTAAAAGATTTATAGTTTTTTGGATTTAAATAGAAAAATTGACCTTCTTTTTGTTTAGCTGGAGCCAAAGTATCTTTGGTTCCTTCCATATAAACGCCAACTCTTTCTTCTATAGAAGGTTTAGAAATAGTGATGTTTCTGCCGTGCAATACATATTTTTCATCAAGATGTTTTAGCGCTTTATCGTAATCTAATTGAATTTCTCTTGTGATTGCTGTAGATTCACTTCTTTCCCAATTGATGATTTCATCTCTAAAAAAAGAAAAAGATCCAGCAAAGAAAATTACAAATAGAACTACACTGATAACGATTCCGCTGACAGTATGAGTGTGAAAATAGATGTTATAATGACGGTTGTTCATATATTATTTCGCCGTGTTATAAGTTTGACCCAAATAAATAAAAAGACAGAAAAGCAAAGTTAAGAGAATGTATACTCCCCATATTTTCCAGCCGCTTTTTGCTAAAAAAGCAATTACCATTAAAGCCACCCAAAGAATAAAACCGCTAAAAGCCATTGTTATAAGTACATCTGCACGATTAAACCAAGAAGCTAAAGCTAAATGAAATGTAACAGAAACAAAGTAGCCTCCTAAAATTGCCGCTGTAATTTTAGAAAAGCGTGGCCAAAATGCTGGATTTAAATATTTTGAATTTGCTGGCATATTGTAATGAAAAAAATCTTAATGATAATAAAACTCTAATAGTGCAATTATAATCAGCAAGGCTAAAAGTGCTTTGCTATTTACTTTTTTTAATGGTTGAAGAATAACGATTAAACTTCCGATTGTCATTAATTGAATAAAAAACATCAAAGTGCCACAGCCTAGAGATTGTGTAAAAAGCCACATTAAATATGCTGTTAACAATAAGAATAGCCCAATAAATTTTGTTGGTTTTGGATTGTTTTTCATCCATTTTTCAAAACCTAAATCATACGACAATACAGCTCTTTTTGAAGTGTAGTAAAGCGTATAAAAAGCTAAAAAAACAATAAGACTGGCAATTGTAATCATAATCTTTAAAATTTAAAAAACACCTTTCTTGTTGAAGAAAGGTGTCTTTAATGATTTTTTATTAGAATCTATACGAGAAGTTTGCCGCAACAGTTCTCATATTTCTTGGATGAATTGTTGACCAACCATCGTAAGTATCAACATTAGCAATATTGTCTAATTTTAATGTCAATGTGTATTTTTCTGTACCGTAGAAAATTGAAGAATTTAAAACAGTATAAGAAGGTAATGCAAACTGACCTACAACATTTCTGTTCATGATTAAGTTTTTGTCAGCATAGTTTCCTCCAAAACCTAAACCAAAACCTTGTAAATCTCCTTCAGGGAATTTATAACTTGCCCAAAGATTTGCTAAGTTTCTTGGTCCAGAACTTTCTGGTCTTTGTCCAACAAACGAAGGATCTCCAGCGTTTAATACAGCATCAACATAGCTATAACCTGCAACGATGTTTAAACCTGCAACTGGATTAGCAATAAATTCTGCTTCAAAACCTTTGTTTCTTTGTGCTCCATCTTGGTAAGCTGTCTGAGTTGTTGCAGTGTAAACTACATAAACTTGATCTTTTAC encodes the following:
- a CDS encoding NADH-quinone oxidoreductase subunit C; this translates as MALENTLIQDKLTETFNNDVFNFQQERDIFSLEASADKITALILFLKNDSELKFHFLTDLCGIHYPDNESERQFAVVYHLHNWYENKRLKIKVFLNGEKPEIKSVSNIFLSSNWMERETFDFFGINFIGHPQLKRILNMDEMQSHPMRKEFPMEDSGRTDKDDRFFGRTTTNC
- a CDS encoding NADH-quinone oxidoreductase subunit B codes for the protein MSDSKVNMVSPPEGVTGEGFFATKLSDVVGLARANSLWPLPFATSCCGIEFMATMASHYDLARFGSERVSFSPRQADMLLVMGTISKKMAPILRQVYEQMSEPRWVIAVGACASSGGIFDTYSVLQGIDKVIPVDVYVPGCPPRPEQIVDGVMRLQDLVKSESVRRRSSPEYQELLASYNIS
- a CDS encoding NADH-quinone oxidoreductase subunit A produces the protein MQSDQYSYIPILMQFILAVGFVVGTIIISGKLGPKRNSEVKDKNFECGIESIGNARIPFSVKYFLVAILFVLFDVEVIFLYPWAVNFKDLGIEGMLKMIVFMSFLLVGFFYIIKKKALEWE
- a CDS encoding cold-shock protein; protein product: MRTGTVKFFNESKGYGFITDEETGKDIFVHASGINAEELREGDRVSYEEEEGRKGKVAAKVAVI
- the aspS gene encoding aspartate--tRNA ligase, yielding MYRSHNCGELNASNINTEVTLAGWVQKSRDKGFMNWVDLRDRYGITQLIFDESRTDKTVFELAKTLGREFVIQVKGTVIEREAKNKNIPTGEIEILVSELTILNTALTPPFTIEDETDGGEDIRMKYRYLDIRRNPVKNSLLFRHKVAMEVRKYLSDLDFCEVETPYLIKSTPEGARDFVVPSRMNEGQFYALPQSPQTFKQLLMVGGMDKYFQIVKCFRDEDLRADRQPEFTQIDCEMAFVEQEDILNVFEGLTRHLLKEIKGIEVDKFPRITYDYAMKTYGNDKPDIRFGMKFGELNEFAQHKEFPVFNSAELVVGIAVPGAGNYTRKEIDGLIDWVKRPQVGASGMVYVKCNEDGTYKSSVDKFYDQEDLTNWAKATEANPGDMIFVLSGPANKTRAQLSALRMELATRLGLRNPEEFAPLWVVDFPLLELDEESGRFHAMHHPFTSPKPEDMALLETEPGKVRANAYDMVLNGNEIGGGSIRIHDKATQQLMFKYLGFTEEEAKAQFGFLMDAFQFGAPPHGGLAFGLDRLVAILGGQETIRDFIAFPKNNSGRDVMIDAPAAIDDTQLKELHIKVDAL
- a CDS encoding TlpA family protein disulfide reductase; translation: MKKLFVAGLVIFNALNVIGQSNNSIKFTAKIENRNSDTLIIRGKDNFKQVIPIDKKGVFAATFDAPKGFYMFSDGKESSNLYLKPNSEVNLTMNAKEFDETIVYKGKGVNESNFLAQQALKDETFQNDAFKKEAAEFTALLDGKLKKDTESVEKGDLDPEFKAALKRSFESFHQYAAENYERVAKANEMIGKPSPGFDYENFKGGKTKLSDLKGKYVYIDLWATWCAPCRAEIPYLQKIEEKYHGKNIEFVSISIDKLKDNEKWKKFVTDKHLGGTQLFADKDWESEFVMNYGVTGIPRFILIDPKGNIVKSEAPRPSDPELDKELSALLN
- a CDS encoding toxin-antitoxin system YwqK family antitoxin; amino-acid sequence: MKKCVILAAVLFSGILTAQEGKPELETVGNKVKATYYYDNGKIQQEGFFKDGKLDGVWVSYDERGNKTVEGEYTEGLKTGKWMFFNDKNLTEVAFADSKVSSVKNIQKNAVAGRN
- a CDS encoding PepSY-associated TM helix domain-containing protein codes for the protein MGFKTKIRFLHKWLGLISGLIVFIISVTGCIFCFHDEIKDITRKEWRLVEPQNKPFLLPSVLEEKAKEILPKNKISMVSYYGKNRSAIVYTYSDSENLYLYFNPYTGKYLKTENPETDFFIIVEYIHLYLLLPDYIGKHIIGGATIIFILLLISGIIQWWPKKRSDLKRSLTIKWSAKWRRVNYDWHNTSGFYISIIALILAITGLTFTYEWVGDGIYKSFNFGGDKVLETKLPIVDSTKFKTNSTNAIDLAFIQTQKLQPNAEMMFVLIPQQKGDIISTGAYPHTLRYDHQSNYYFHPNDGKLIQKQRFENKSLGLQVVEMNYGIHTGQVLDLPGKIIAFIVSLFAAALPVTGFIIWYGRNFKNKKVKA
- a CDS encoding PepSY-associated TM helix domain-containing protein, with product MNNRHYNIYFHTHTVSGIVISVVLFVIFFAGSFSFFRDEIINWERSESTAITREIQLDYDKALKHLDEKYVLHGRNITISKPSIEERVGVYMEGTKDTLAPAKQKEGQFFYLNPKNYKSFTYEESYSLGELLYRLHFLAQIPYPIGYYLSGFVALFFLFAIVTGVLLHWNKIVSNFYIFRPKEKLKTLWTDAHTALGMIGLPFQFVYAVTGAFFMIKLLIVAPAVMALYNGDQDKLYKELEYTDPDYKFENKKLANPFNIDELVAKTKKNWSDFEITRVFIQNYGDANMHVLVEGELLSHKKFTGIGKVVYRISDGKEIAKKDPIAQTSYLDVVKNVLYRIHFGDYGGYALKIVSFILGIITCFVIISGVMIWLVARQKNNMPEKKRRFNAAVVRIYLAICLSMYPITALAFIGSKIFYPLSQSNLFTLYFGGWLLLTIFFIIKKNDSFTNKACLISGSILGFLIPITNGIVSGDWFWTSFMENKIQIFFIDVFWIFLASISLYVAYHLKPKKAVV